The Pararge aegeria chromosome 8, ilParAegt1.1, whole genome shotgun sequence genome window below encodes:
- the LOC120625832 gene encoding 40S ribosomal protein S4 has protein sequence MARGPKKHLKRLNAPKAWMLDKLGGVYAPRPSTGPHKLRECLPLVIFLRNRLKYALTGNEVLKIVKQRLIKVDGKVRTDPTYPAGFMDVVSIEKTNELFRLIYDVKGRFTIHRITPEEAKYKLCKVRRVGTGPKNVPFLVTHDGRTLRYPDPLIKVNDSIQLDIASAKIMDFIKFESGNLCMITGGRNLGRVGTIVSRERHPGSFDIVHVKDSTGHMFATRLHNVFIIGKGTKAYISLPRGKGVRLTIAEERDKRIAAKVAAH, from the exons ATG GCTCGTGGACCTAAAAAGCATTTGAAGCGATTAAACGCTCCTAAAGCATGGATGTTGGACAAATTGGGCGGCGTGTACGCGCCACGGCCCTCTACCGGCCCTCACAAGCTTCGCGAGTGCCTGCCGCTCGTGATTTTCCTGCGGAACAGGCTCAAATACGCGCTCACGGGCAACGAGGTGCTGAAGATCGTCAAGCAGCGGCTCATCAAGGTGGACGGAAAGGTGCGCACGGATCCCACCTACCCTGCCGGCTTCATGG ATGTGGTATCAATTGAGAAGACCAATGAACTGTTCCGCCTGATTTATGATGTCAAAGGTCGATTCACAATTCATAGGATAACACCAGAGGAAGCTAAG TACAAGCTGTGCAAGGTGCGGCGCGTGGGCACGGGGCCCAAGAACGTGCCCTTCCTCGTGACGCACGACGGCCGCACGCTGCGCTACCCTGACCCGCTCATCAAG GTTAACGACTCCATCCAGCTGGACATCGCGTCCGCCAAGATCATGGACTTCATCAAGTTCGAGTCTGGCAACCTGTGCATGATCACGGGCGGCAGGAATTTGGGCCGTGTGGGCACCATCGTGTCCCGCGAGCGCCACCCCGGCTCCTTCGACATCGTGCACGTCAAG GACTCGACGGGGCACATGTTCGCCACGCGGCTGCACAACGTGTTCATCATCGGCAAGGGCACCAAGGCCTACATCTCGCTGCCGCGCGGCAAGGGCGTGCGCCTCACCATCGCGGAGGAGCGCGACAAGCGCATCGCCGCCAAGGTGGCGGCGCACTAG
- the LOC120625827 gene encoding uncharacterized protein LOC120625827 isoform X1, which yields METSDESFAWTDASSDSSKDMGLVVKQNKSEHHSDEGEASNEMPQFVQIKEKKRVKKRKRDMIHEEIENDNSDYQINRSIKSEPSSDFDGPKSNKRHKSNVTSINSNYNESLHEAEEYLNLRVKQEQCSFMEPTPVKTKKKKKCKVIPEAIENQELEIHIPLKVEIGIEDNHLDTSSLVNGELSEISEKDVSKRKKKKKKKKRSSVDNDSTEIFQDQDHSNKKKKKDKEIESNSNDDVEFQNGVNTTTSQIISSTLLNSFQDNDKEQSNNEILSVSTLLNSQESVEMEKKASRISDRIRYEDDSVDYQLEEYAPKIELSIQLKQFISSNNNLIALQANLPSNSVLSEDDEVWIVKGPHEISVGDFENTNVTLDSKQKVKLNGKTYDSIIDTSTCAVPILLYNKNKAFMRNMPLMGVIHLRKRIPKVHIPYESLMTINNESSFIPLPDTKCRHPLFGINYKKAIKIPTAISKQLNSSNASSNTDNKKKKVHKIKEKHEIESDIEVKPSNNVLHSKKKRKKIKEEKNEIESEKEVKTSSNLFNSKKKKQKLKGSPIQFDNEVKSNIGEQQNRKKRKNSEEMLVVPKKAKRVKLDLSSADAWESEQAIEKTLFDF from the exons ATGGAAACGTCTGATGAAAGCTTTGCTTGGACAGATGCTTCTAGTGATTCTAGTAAAGATAT GGGTTTGGTCGTAAAGCAAAATAAATCAGAGCATCATTCTGATGAAGGAGAAGCTAGCAATGAGATGCCACAATTTGttcaaattaaagaaaaaaaacgagtAAAGAAACGGAAAAGGGATATGATTCATGAGGAAATTGAGAATGATAATAGTGATTATCAAATAAACAGGTCTATAAAGTCTGAGCCAAGCAGTGACTTTGATGGTCCTAAAAGTAATAAGAGacataaaagtaatgtaacCAGCATCAACAGCAACTATAATGAATCCTTACATGAAGCTGAGGAATACCTTAATCTTAGAGTCAAACAAGAGCAGTGCTCTTTCATGGAACCTACTCCagtgaaaacaaaaaagaaaaaaaagtgcaAAGTCATACCTGAAGCAATTGAAAACCAGGAATTAGAAATTCATATTCCTTTAAAAGTGGAAATTGGTATTGAAGATAACCATTTAGATACTTCTTCCCTTGTTAATGGTGAACTTTCAGAAATAAGTGAAAAAGATGTTAgtaaaagaaagaagaagaagaagaaaaagaaaaggtcATCAGTGGATAATGACAGCACTGAAATATTTCAAGATCAAGACCATAGtaataagaaaaagaagaaggaCAAAGAAATCGAGTCTAATAGcaatgatgatgttgaatttCAAAATGGTGTAAATACTACTACCAGTCAAATTATAAGTTCAACATTACTTAACTCTTTTCAAGATAATGACAAGGAACAATCTAACAATGAAATACTAAGTGTATCAACCCTTCTTAATAGTCAGGAATCTgttgaaatggaaaaaaaagcTTCTAGAATATCAGACAGAATAAGGTATGAAGATGACAGTGTTGATTATCAGCTTGAAGAATATGCACCTAAAATTGAATTATCAATTCAACTTAAACAATTCATTAGTtctaataacaatttaatagcATTGCAAGCCAATTTGCCAAGTAATTCTGTGTTAAGTGAAGATGATGAAGTTTGGATTGTTAAAGGACCACATGAAATTTCTGTTGGAGATTTTGAGAATACAAATGTAACATTAGACAGTAAGCAGAAAGTAAAGCTAAATGGAAAAACTTATGACAGCATTATAGATACTAGCACATGTGCAGTACCAATcctattatataacaaaaataaagcaTTCATGAGAAATATGCCTTTAATGGGTGTTATTCATCTGCGTAAAAGGATTCCTAAAGTTCACATTCCATATGAGTCTTTGATGACAATTAATAATGAAAGTAGTTTTATTCCTTTGCCAGATACTAAATGCCGCCACCCATTGTTTGGGATCAATTACAAAAAAGCTATCAAAATTCCAACAGCCATATCAAAACAATTAAATTCATCAAATGCTTCCTCTAATACagacaataaaaagaaaaaagtacataaaattaaagagaaaCATGAGATTGAATCTGACATTGAAGTAAAACCAAGTAATAATGTtttacactctaaaaaaaagagaaaaaaaattaaagaagaaaaaaatgagATTGAATCTGAAAAAGAGGTGAAAACAAGCTCCAATTTGTTTAACTCCAAGAAAAAGAAACAGAAACTTAAAGGAAGTCCAATTCAATTTGACAATGAGGTAAAATCAAACATTGGTGAACAACAAAacagaaagaaaagaaaaaacagTGAAGAGATGCTGGTAGTGCCTAAGAAAGCCAAACGTGTGAAGCTAGACTTGAGCAGCGCTGATGCATGGGAGTCGGAGCAAGCCATAGAGAAGACTCTCTTTGACTTTTAA
- the LOC120625827 gene encoding uncharacterized protein LOC120625827 isoform X2 → MPQFVQIKEKKRVKKRKRDMIHEEIENDNSDYQINRSIKSEPSSDFDGPKSNKRHKSNVTSINSNYNESLHEAEEYLNLRVKQEQCSFMEPTPVKTKKKKKCKVIPEAIENQELEIHIPLKVEIGIEDNHLDTSSLVNGELSEISEKDVSKRKKKKKKKKRSSVDNDSTEIFQDQDHSNKKKKKDKEIESNSNDDVEFQNGVNTTTSQIISSTLLNSFQDNDKEQSNNEILSVSTLLNSQESVEMEKKASRISDRIRYEDDSVDYQLEEYAPKIELSIQLKQFISSNNNLIALQANLPSNSVLSEDDEVWIVKGPHEISVGDFENTNVTLDSKQKVKLNGKTYDSIIDTSTCAVPILLYNKNKAFMRNMPLMGVIHLRKRIPKVHIPYESLMTINNESSFIPLPDTKCRHPLFGINYKKAIKIPTAISKQLNSSNASSNTDNKKKKVHKIKEKHEIESDIEVKPSNNVLHSKKKRKKIKEEKNEIESEKEVKTSSNLFNSKKKKQKLKGSPIQFDNEVKSNIGEQQNRKKRKNSEEMLVVPKKAKRVKLDLSSADAWESEQAIEKTLFDF, encoded by the coding sequence ATGCCACAATTTGttcaaattaaagaaaaaaaacgagtAAAGAAACGGAAAAGGGATATGATTCATGAGGAAATTGAGAATGATAATAGTGATTATCAAATAAACAGGTCTATAAAGTCTGAGCCAAGCAGTGACTTTGATGGTCCTAAAAGTAATAAGAGacataaaagtaatgtaacCAGCATCAACAGCAACTATAATGAATCCTTACATGAAGCTGAGGAATACCTTAATCTTAGAGTCAAACAAGAGCAGTGCTCTTTCATGGAACCTACTCCagtgaaaacaaaaaagaaaaaaaagtgcaAAGTCATACCTGAAGCAATTGAAAACCAGGAATTAGAAATTCATATTCCTTTAAAAGTGGAAATTGGTATTGAAGATAACCATTTAGATACTTCTTCCCTTGTTAATGGTGAACTTTCAGAAATAAGTGAAAAAGATGTTAgtaaaagaaagaagaagaagaagaaaaagaaaaggtcATCAGTGGATAATGACAGCACTGAAATATTTCAAGATCAAGACCATAGtaataagaaaaagaagaaggaCAAAGAAATCGAGTCTAATAGcaatgatgatgttgaatttCAAAATGGTGTAAATACTACTACCAGTCAAATTATAAGTTCAACATTACTTAACTCTTTTCAAGATAATGACAAGGAACAATCTAACAATGAAATACTAAGTGTATCAACCCTTCTTAATAGTCAGGAATCTgttgaaatggaaaaaaaagcTTCTAGAATATCAGACAGAATAAGGTATGAAGATGACAGTGTTGATTATCAGCTTGAAGAATATGCACCTAAAATTGAATTATCAATTCAACTTAAACAATTCATTAGTtctaataacaatttaatagcATTGCAAGCCAATTTGCCAAGTAATTCTGTGTTAAGTGAAGATGATGAAGTTTGGATTGTTAAAGGACCACATGAAATTTCTGTTGGAGATTTTGAGAATACAAATGTAACATTAGACAGTAAGCAGAAAGTAAAGCTAAATGGAAAAACTTATGACAGCATTATAGATACTAGCACATGTGCAGTACCAATcctattatataacaaaaataaagcaTTCATGAGAAATATGCCTTTAATGGGTGTTATTCATCTGCGTAAAAGGATTCCTAAAGTTCACATTCCATATGAGTCTTTGATGACAATTAATAATGAAAGTAGTTTTATTCCTTTGCCAGATACTAAATGCCGCCACCCATTGTTTGGGATCAATTACAAAAAAGCTATCAAAATTCCAACAGCCATATCAAAACAATTAAATTCATCAAATGCTTCCTCTAATACagacaataaaaagaaaaaagtacataaaattaaagagaaaCATGAGATTGAATCTGACATTGAAGTAAAACCAAGTAATAATGTtttacactctaaaaaaaagagaaaaaaaattaaagaagaaaaaaatgagATTGAATCTGAAAAAGAGGTGAAAACAAGCTCCAATTTGTTTAACTCCAAGAAAAAGAAACAGAAACTTAAAGGAAGTCCAATTCAATTTGACAATGAGGTAAAATCAAACATTGGTGAACAACAAAacagaaagaaaagaaaaaacagTGAAGAGATGCTGGTAGTGCCTAAGAAAGCCAAACGTGTGAAGCTAGACTTGAGCAGCGCTGATGCATGGGAGTCGGAGCAAGCCATAGAGAAGACTCTCTTTGACTTTTAA
- the LOC120625766 gene encoding D-erythronate dehydrogenase-like, giving the protein MDVVITGAAGFLGRRLADALLDARSPLPVARLLLVDLAPPPARDPRVTALALDLTAPGAAARAVPPGCGALFHLAAAVSGHAEAELDLGLRVNLDATRALADAARGRPALRFVFASSVAVYGAELAAPCERAAPAPRSSYGAAKAMAELLLSDYSRRGLLDARVVRLPTVSVRGGSANRAVTSFASALVREPLAGRAAVLPVGAERRVWLSSPAAATRNLLHAAALPAGALGARRVLNLPGLSVSVRDMLAALRETAGAAAAARVRFERDESVERIVASLPPALDHSRALSLGFVVDESFAQIIRQYIAELGDTSSELHDADN; this is encoded by the coding sequence ATGGACGTGGTCATCACCGGCGCCGCCGGCTTCCTGGGCCGGCGCCTGGCCGACGCGCTGCTGGACGCGCGCTCGCCGCTGCCCGTGGCGCGCCTGCTGCTCGTGGACCTGGCGCCGCCGCCCGCGCGGGACCCGCGCGTCACCGCGCTGGCGCTCGACCTCACGGCGCCGGGCGCGGCCGCGCGCGCCGTGCCGCCCGGCTGCGGCGCGCTGTTCCACCTGGCCGCCGCCGTCAGCGGCCACGCCGAGGCCGAGCTGGACCTGGGCCTGCGCGTCAACCTGGACGCCACGCGCGCGCTGGCCGACGCGGCGCGCGGCCGCCCCGCGCTGCGCTTCGTGTTCGCCAGCAGCGTGGCCGTGTACGGCGCCGAGCTGGCGGCGCCGTGCGAgcgcgccgcgcccgcgccccgCAGCTCGTACGGCGCCGCCAAGGCCATGGCCGAGCTGCTGCTGAGCGACTACTCGCGGCGCGGCCTGCTGGACGCGCGCGTGGTGCGCCTGCCCACCGTGAGCGTGCGCGGCGGCAGCGCCAACCGCGCCGTCACGTCGTTCGCCAGCGCGCTGGTGCGCGAGCCGCTGGCCGGGCGGGCCGCGGTGCTGCCCGTGGGCGCGGAGCGGCGCGTGTGGCTGAGCAGCCCCGCGGCCGCCACGCGCAACCTGCTGCACGCGGCCGCGCTGCCGGCGGGCGCGCTGGGCGCGCGGCGCGTGCTGAACCTGCCCGGCCTGAGCGTGTCGGTGCGCGACATGCTGGCGGCGCTGCGCGAgacggcgggcgcggcggcggcggcgcgcgtGCGCTTCGAGCGCGACGAGAGCGTGGAGCGCATCGTGGCGTCGCTGCCGCCCGCGCTGGACCACTCTCGCGCGTTGAGCCTCGGCTTCGTCGTCGACGAGAGCTTCGCTCAAATCATTCGCCAGTACATCGCTGAACTCGGGGATACGAGCTCAGAATTACATGATGCCGATAATTAG